One part of the Phycisphaerae bacterium genome encodes these proteins:
- a CDS encoding peptide chain release factor-like protein: protein MTPPAPSPDVPDNDAAHELRARLDFDDARLLAECDIHLHRAGGPGGQHRNKVSSAVRLVHRPTGFTVTASERRSQHENRANALHRLREAIAIGVRSTVPVQVVWPDSVNIRNGQLKVGAQNPALCHVLALALDALAAYGGQVGKAAAHLGVTTSSLTRFLADHPKAWVEANRIRQHAGLAPLRA from the coding sequence ATGACTCCGCCCGCACCGTCGCCGGACGTCCCCGATAATGACGCCGCGCACGAACTGCGCGCTCGGCTGGACTTTGATGATGCCCGATTGCTGGCCGAATGTGACATTCATCTGCATCGCGCCGGCGGCCCTGGCGGCCAGCATCGCAACAAGGTCTCGTCCGCGGTCCGGCTTGTGCATCGGCCGACCGGGTTTACCGTGACGGCGAGCGAACGGCGGTCGCAGCACGAAAACCGCGCGAACGCGCTGCATCGGCTGCGTGAGGCCATCGCCATCGGCGTGCGCAGCACGGTGCCGGTGCAGGTTGTCTGGCCCGACAGCGTCAACATTCGTAATGGGCAGCTCAAGGTGGGCGCGCAGAATCCCGCGCTGTGCCACGTTCTGGCGCTCGCGCTCGATGCCCTGGCGGCGTATGGCGGCCAGGTTGGCAAAGCCGCCGCCCATCTCGGCGTGACCACGTCGAGCCTGACGCGTTTCCTCGCGGACCATCCGAAGGCGTGGGTGGAGGCGAACCGCATCCGGCAGCACGCGGGCCTGGCACCGCTCCGCGCGTAG
- a CDS encoding 16S rRNA (uracil(1498)-N(3))-methyltransferase translates to MVAPWFYCPDVHAGEVMLDGAEAEHALKSLRLSAGDATTLFDGRGHVGHGTLRGDAATGRGRKAARQAIVNIDAIDAVPLPARTLTLIVAGCKGARLEWLAEKATELGVTRLVLAEFEHSVVHTGAAHATRLGRTALAACKQCRRAWLPEITAGVTLADVLAAQRGALVAAHLDGSALTFVQWLVTRGRAAADLAVVIGPEGGLAAVEVAAVRAAGGEIVRLTEHVLRVETAALAAAAQWAGVTLAS, encoded by the coding sequence ATGGTCGCACCCTGGTTCTATTGTCCGGATGTTCACGCCGGCGAAGTCATGCTGGACGGTGCCGAAGCCGAGCATGCGCTGAAGAGCCTGCGTTTGTCCGCAGGCGATGCGACCACACTCTTCGACGGCCGCGGGCACGTGGGGCACGGGACGCTGCGTGGCGATGCGGCGACCGGACGCGGCCGGAAGGCAGCGCGACAGGCGATCGTCAACATCGACGCGATCGACGCGGTGCCACTGCCGGCGCGGACGCTCACGCTGATCGTCGCGGGCTGCAAGGGCGCGCGGCTGGAATGGCTGGCGGAGAAGGCCACCGAGTTGGGCGTGACGCGGCTGGTGCTGGCGGAGTTCGAGCATTCGGTCGTGCACACCGGGGCGGCGCACGCGACCCGCCTCGGTCGCACGGCGCTCGCGGCCTGCAAGCAATGCCGGCGGGCGTGGTTGCCCGAGATCACGGCGGGGGTCACGTTGGCCGATGTGTTGGCGGCCCAGCGCGGCGCGCTCGTGGCGGCACATCTTGATGGATCCGCACTGACATTCGTGCAGTGGCTGGTGACGCGCGGCCGCGCGGCCGCGGACCTGGCCGTTGTGATCGGGCCGGAAGGCGGACTGGCGGCCGTCGAGGTCGCTGCGGTGCGGGCCGCGGGCGGCGAGATCGTGCGTCTGACGGAACACGTTCTGCGGGTCGAGACGGCGGCGCTGGCTGCGGCCGCGCAATGGGCAGGGGTGACCCTGGCGAGCTGA
- the aroF gene encoding 3-deoxy-7-phosphoheptulonate synthase — translation MLVVMNANATPAEVAAVADKIRALGYAPHVIPGPTRTAIGITGNRGPEGREALLLMPGVQDVVRVTAGYKLVSRETHPDSSVFPIASTRVGDGFTIIAGPCSVENEKMIIETAQFMVGLGVKLMRAGAYKPRTSPYAFQGLGKEGLRILAKARAETGIGVVTEVLDTENVTAIEEVADVLQVGTRNMQNYALLRRLSTTSKPVLLKRGMAATVEEWLLAAEYIMSGGNRQVLLCERGVRTFADHTRNTLDLSIIPVVKHLSHLPVIIDPSHGTGRAEFVPAMSRAALAAGADGLIVEVHPNPRSALSDGQQSLDFPTFTNLLASLHPLADVLKVAVL, via the coding sequence ATGCTGGTCGTGATGAACGCCAATGCCACGCCCGCCGAAGTGGCAGCGGTCGCCGACAAGATCCGCGCGCTGGGCTACGCCCCGCACGTCATCCCCGGACCCACGCGGACCGCCATCGGCATTACCGGCAATCGCGGGCCGGAGGGCCGCGAGGCCCTGCTGCTGATGCCCGGCGTCCAGGATGTGGTACGCGTTACCGCGGGCTACAAGCTCGTGTCGCGCGAGACGCACCCGGACAGCAGCGTTTTCCCCATCGCCAGCACGCGTGTGGGCGACGGCTTCACCATCATCGCGGGCCCCTGCTCCGTCGAGAACGAGAAGATGATCATCGAGACGGCGCAGTTCATGGTCGGCCTCGGCGTAAAGCTGATGCGGGCCGGCGCATACAAGCCGCGCACGAGCCCATACGCCTTCCAGGGCCTGGGCAAGGAGGGGCTGCGGATTCTGGCCAAGGCGCGCGCCGAGACCGGCATCGGCGTCGTGACCGAGGTGCTCGACACGGAGAACGTCACGGCCATCGAAGAGGTCGCCGACGTGCTCCAGGTCGGTACGCGCAACATGCAAAACTACGCCCTGCTCCGCCGTCTTTCGACCACGTCGAAGCCCGTGCTGCTGAAGCGCGGCATGGCGGCCACCGTCGAGGAGTGGCTGCTGGCGGCAGAGTACATCATGAGCGGTGGCAACCGGCAGGTGTTGCTCTGTGAGCGCGGTGTGCGGACCTTCGCCGACCACACGCGCAACACGCTCGACCTCTCGATCATCCCGGTCGTGAAGCACCTGTCGCACCTGCCCGTCATCATCGACCCCAGCCACGGCACCGGCCGTGCCGAGTTTGTGCCGGCGATGTCGCGGGCCGCGCTGGCCGCCGGCGCGGACGGCCTGATCGTCGAGGTGCACCCCAACCCGCGGAGCGCGTTGTCCGACGGGCAGCAATCACTGGATTTCCCGACCTTCACCAACCTGCTCGCGTCGCTGCACCCGCTGGCGGACGTGTTGAAGGTCGCGGTGTTGTGA
- a CDS encoding aminotransferase class V-fold PLP-dependent enzyme: protein MSTITYLDNNATTRPDERVVQAMLPLLTERWGNPSSGHHFGAQVAGEIEEARTRVAGLIGARDSEIVFTSGGTEADNTALRGVLAADPAKRHLIVSAVEHHAVLETAERLEYEGVTVTRIGVDREGRLDLAALEAAIRSDTALISVMLANNETGVILPLREVCQIAQSRGVPVHTDAVNALGKMPVSVDELGVALLSLSSHKIYGPKGVGALYVRRGTPFRAWQTGGSQERQRRGGTLNAPGIVGLGVACQILQNEGAVERTRIAALRTRLEAELRRQFANAHIIGGGAERLPNTTLVCFEGVASEALLMLLSDVGICASGGAACASGSQKPSHVLKAMGIPAPIALGEVRFSLGRFNTDADLDRLFQILPGALRKVAAL from the coding sequence ATGAGCACAATCACCTACCTGGACAACAACGCGACGACCCGGCCGGACGAGCGCGTCGTGCAGGCCATGCTGCCGCTGCTGACCGAGCGCTGGGGTAACCCGTCGAGCGGGCACCACTTCGGGGCGCAGGTTGCCGGCGAGATCGAAGAAGCACGGACGCGTGTCGCTGGGTTGATCGGCGCGCGCGACAGCGAGATCGTCTTTACCAGCGGCGGGACGGAAGCGGACAACACGGCGCTGCGCGGCGTGCTGGCGGCGGATCCCGCCAAGCGCCACCTGATCGTCTCCGCGGTCGAGCATCATGCCGTGCTGGAGACCGCCGAGCGGCTGGAGTACGAGGGCGTCACGGTCACGCGCATCGGTGTGGATCGTGAGGGGCGGCTCGATCTGGCGGCGCTGGAGGCCGCGATTCGTTCCGACACGGCGCTGATCTCGGTCATGCTGGCAAACAACGAGACCGGCGTGATCTTGCCGTTGCGGGAAGTCTGTCAGATTGCACAGTCGCGCGGCGTGCCGGTGCATACGGACGCGGTGAACGCGCTGGGCAAGATGCCGGTGAGCGTGGACGAACTGGGCGTGGCGCTACTGTCGCTCAGTAGCCACAAGATCTACGGCCCAAAGGGCGTCGGTGCGCTTTACGTGCGGCGCGGCACGCCATTTCGGGCCTGGCAGACCGGCGGTTCACAGGAACGACAGCGGCGGGGCGGGACGCTGAACGCGCCGGGGATCGTCGGCCTGGGCGTGGCGTGCCAGATTCTGCAAAACGAGGGCGCGGTTGAGCGAACGCGCATCGCGGCCCTGCGTACGCGACTCGAAGCAGAGTTGCGGCGGCAGTTCGCCAACGCACACATCATCGGCGGCGGTGCGGAGCGACTGCCGAATACAACGCTGGTGTGCTTTGAGGGCGTTGCGTCCGAGGCGCTGTTGATGTTGTTGAGCGACGTCGGCATCTGTGCGTCGGGCGGGGCGGCGTGCGCGAGCGGCTCGCAGAAACCGTCGCACGTGCTGAAGGCGATGGGCATCCCGGCCCCGATCGCGCTCGGCGAGGTGCGCTTCTCGCTCGGGCGGTTCAACACGGACGCCGACCTCGACCGGCTATTCCAGATTCTGCCGGGCGCGCTACGCAAGGTCGCCGCTCTATAA
- a CDS encoding prepilin-type N-terminal cleavage/methylation domain-containing protein, producing MRGSFTLIELLVVVGIISLLISILTPSLSRARQQAKATVCLTRLAEFMKALTAYSSDNHFQLPPMVYDVKPDTENSPRHGWAEALYVYLYQDKDFADNEDFPVQRNRDGRYELWVCKEAVPMANSTGHYRVYELSWLKGSLDHIKAKMPLIMDGNPQVTDPNDLLISYIPKEHIAGLEGEAYIDERHYGGANYAYNDGHAERQTGLKEQLAEDWDLDPNTPNQ from the coding sequence GTGCGGGGTAGCTTCACGCTCATCGAGCTGCTGGTCGTCGTGGGGATCATCTCCCTCCTGATCTCGATCCTGACGCCTTCGCTGAGCCGGGCACGTCAGCAGGCTAAGGCCACGGTCTGCCTGACACGCCTGGCCGAGTTTATGAAGGCGCTCACGGCGTACAGCAGCGACAACCATTTTCAGTTGCCGCCGATGGTCTACGACGTGAAGCCGGACACGGAGAACTCGCCGCGGCACGGCTGGGCCGAAGCGCTGTACGTCTACCTGTACCAGGACAAGGACTTTGCGGACAACGAGGACTTCCCCGTCCAGCGGAACCGCGACGGGCGCTACGAGCTGTGGGTCTGCAAGGAAGCGGTGCCGATGGCCAACAGCACCGGGCACTACCGCGTGTACGAGTTGAGCTGGCTGAAGGGCTCGCTCGATCACATCAAGGCGAAGATGCCGCTGATCATGGACGGCAATCCGCAGGTGACCGACCCGAACGACCTGCTCATCAGCTACATCCCCAAGGAGCACATTGCCGGGCTCGAAGGCGAGGCGTACATCGATGAGCGGCACTACGGCGGGGCGAACTACGCCTACAATGATGGGCATGCCGAGCGCCAGACAGGTCTCAAGGAGCAACTCGCGGAAGACTGGGACCTGGATCCGAACACACCGAACCAATGA
- a CDS encoding 4Fe-4S dicluster domain-containing protein produces MSPVGMTILLAVTLAAFAYSASKRWRLMLVAKRPENRADQIGRRIGAVLEYVFVQKRMPRYFAAGWAHIIVFFGFMVLLLNSLILWGRGYVRDFDFWVFGLDQPLGMIYAFLRDIFTVLVILGVLVFFYNRLIARLKRLTLNFEGLLILGIIFTMMIADLVYEGVEINQQHGGKFAAVMPFASLTAKVLAPLPSEAQHVLFHVGFWTHSALVLLFLNLLPYGKHFHVLTVIPNVFCRQLTPRGRLAPLADIEGRLEREETLGVKRVQDFSWKDVLDFYTCTECGRCSDQCPATKTGKLLSPKHLTTGLRDYMYEHQEELLAAGAVPKVEGAGEAAPTEEQTLLVPATVNPEVLWACTSCAACEEECPVFITYIDKIVDLRRHLVMERGEFPEQLQTAFKGLETVGNPYSYPNEQRAEWAAGLDVPLMAEKSDVEYLYWVGCAASFDDRSRKIARAFAQLLKTAGVSFAILGPEEQCNGDPARRAGNEFLFQMLAQANVETLNRYNVRKIVTTCPHCYNTLKNEYPDFGGRYALIHHSELLAELVRAGRLQPRQRVDAHVTYHDACYLGRHNEIYEPPRDVLAAVPGIRLAEAEQSRDRGMCCGAGGAQMWKEEEQGAARVNHTRVRQLLTVLPSGGKECTIASACPFCKTMLTDGLADQGLEGVAQLDIAEILWQSVQTAEPAAAAPTVAKT; encoded by the coding sequence ATGAGTCCTGTCGGAATGACGATCCTGCTGGCGGTCACGCTGGCCGCGTTCGCGTATTCCGCCAGCAAACGCTGGCGATTGATGCTGGTGGCCAAGCGACCCGAGAACCGGGCCGATCAGATCGGGCGGCGCATCGGGGCCGTGCTCGAATACGTCTTCGTGCAGAAGCGCATGCCGCGCTATTTTGCCGCCGGCTGGGCGCACATCATCGTCTTCTTCGGGTTCATGGTCTTGCTGCTGAACTCGCTGATCCTGTGGGGCCGCGGGTATGTGCGCGACTTCGACTTCTGGGTGTTTGGCCTCGATCAGCCGCTCGGTATGATTTATGCCTTCCTGCGCGACATCTTCACGGTGCTGGTCATCCTCGGCGTGCTGGTGTTCTTCTACAACCGGCTGATCGCGCGGCTGAAGCGGCTGACGCTCAACTTCGAGGGCCTGCTGATCCTCGGCATCATCTTCACGATGATGATCGCCGACCTGGTGTACGAGGGCGTGGAGATCAATCAGCAACACGGCGGGAAGTTCGCCGCCGTGATGCCGTTTGCCTCACTGACCGCGAAGGTGCTCGCGCCGCTGCCCAGCGAGGCCCAGCACGTGCTGTTTCACGTTGGGTTCTGGACGCACTCCGCGCTCGTGTTGCTGTTCCTGAACCTGCTGCCGTATGGGAAGCACTTCCACGTCCTGACGGTCATCCCGAACGTGTTTTGCCGCCAGCTCACGCCGCGCGGCCGGCTCGCCCCGCTCGCGGACATCGAGGGTCGGCTGGAGCGGGAGGAGACGCTGGGCGTCAAGCGCGTGCAGGACTTCAGTTGGAAGGACGTGCTGGACTTCTACACGTGCACCGAATGCGGGCGCTGCTCGGACCAGTGCCCGGCGACGAAGACCGGCAAGCTGCTGTCGCCCAAGCACCTGACGACCGGCCTGCGCGACTACATGTATGAACACCAGGAGGAGCTGCTCGCGGCCGGTGCGGTGCCCAAAGTCGAGGGCGCTGGTGAGGCTGCGCCAACCGAGGAGCAAACGCTGCTGGTGCCCGCGACCGTGAATCCGGAGGTGCTCTGGGCGTGCACGAGCTGCGCAGCGTGTGAGGAGGAATGCCCGGTCTTCATCACCTACATCGACAAGATCGTCGACCTGCGCCGGCACCTGGTCATGGAGCGCGGCGAGTTCCCGGAGCAGCTTCAGACCGCCTTCAAAGGGCTTGAGACGGTCGGCAACCCGTACAGCTATCCGAATGAGCAGCGCGCCGAGTGGGCCGCAGGGCTGGACGTGCCGTTGATGGCCGAGAAGTCCGACGTGGAGTACCTGTACTGGGTCGGCTGCGCGGCGTCGTTCGACGATCGCTCGCGGAAGATCGCGCGGGCGTTCGCGCAACTGCTCAAGACAGCCGGCGTCAGCTTCGCGATCCTCGGGCCGGAGGAACAATGCAACGGCGACCCGGCCCGCCGGGCGGGGAACGAGTTCCTGTTCCAGATGCTCGCGCAGGCGAACGTCGAAACACTCAACCGCTACAACGTCCGCAAGATCGTGACCACCTGTCCGCACTGCTACAACACGCTGAAGAACGAGTATCCCGATTTCGGCGGGCGTTACGCGCTGATCCATCACAGCGAGCTGTTGGCCGAACTGGTCCGCGCGGGGCGGCTGCAGCCGCGGCAGCGCGTCGACGCGCATGTCACGTATCACGACGCCTGCTATCTCGGCCGGCACAATGAGATCTATGAGCCGCCGCGCGACGTGTTGGCCGCAGTCCCCGGCATACGGCTGGCGGAGGCCGAGCAGAGCCGCGATCGCGGGATGTGCTGCGGGGCGGGCGGGGCGCAGATGTGGAAGGAAGAGGAGCAGGGGGCCGCGCGGGTGAATCACACGCGGGTGCGGCAGTTGCTCACGGTCCTGCCCAGCGGCGGCAAGGAATGCACGATCGCTTCGGCGTGCCCGTTCTGCAAGACGATGCTGACGGACGGCCTGGCGGACCAGGGGCTCGAGGGCGTGGCACAGCTCGACATTGCGGAGATCCTGTGGCAGTCGGTGCAGACCGCCGAGCCGGCCGCGGCCGCGCCGACCGTGGCCAAGACGTAG